The sequence below is a genomic window from Sandaracinaceae bacterium.
GACAGCCGGTGGGCGTGGGCTCGAAGACCCAGCGCTCGATGAAGTGCGTGGCGAAGCGGCTGAGGGGCGCCGTGAACTCGCTCATGCGCATCACGATGTCGCCCGTGTCGAGCCACGCCGTGATCTCCTCCACGTGGCTGGACCCGTCGCGGTTGGTCACGGCGATTTGCGTCCCCACCACGCCATCCGTGCGCCGCCGGAAGCGCGCCTCTCGGATGCCGGGCAGGGGCCCGTAGCCGCGGAAGTCGGGCCAGTTCTCGAGCGTCAGCACGGCTTCGCCCACCTGCGCGGGGGTCAGCCGCAGCTCGCACAGGGAGCGCACATGGATGGGCGGGCGGGCCATGAGCCTGCTAGTGCGCCGAGCTGAGCAGCCGCTCCAGCTTGGCGAGGCCGCGCTCGAAGTCGGCCCCCAGCATGCTGTCCATGCCCACGATGGCGTCCATCGCGCGGCCCATGAAGCTGAGCTCGCCCTCGATGGTCCAGGTCACGCGTGTCTGCGCCCTGCGGCGCGAGCTCCATGTAGACCACCGCGTGGTCGTCCATGGGCGCCGTGAAGTGCAGCGCATAGTCCACGCGCGTGGGGGTGATCGCCGTGATCTCCATGCGGCCCGAGCCCACGTCCTCGCCGGCCCACGTGTACCAGGCGCCCACGCCCGAAGCCGGGTCCGAGTACTCTTTGATCGACGTGGGCTCGAGCTCGTCCCACGGGTTCCAGAGGATCCACTGGCGCAGGTCCGTGAGGTAGGGCGCCACCACCTCGGGTGTCCCACTCACCACCTGACTGCGCACCACGGTGTAGCTCGTGGGCCGCGTGGCCACGTACGCGCAGAAGCCGGCAATGGCGAGGGCCAGGACACCCAGCACCCCGAGAGCGATCTTCTTCTTCGACATGCGCGCGAGGGTAGCTGGTACGGTGGCCCATGTCTGCTGACTCCTCTCGCGCCCCGCTGGTGTTCGGCGTGGTGTTCTTCTCCCTGATCGCCACGGTCATCGCGCACGTCATCGGCGGCAGCAACCCGTACACGCCCGCGGGCTCCGAGGGCTACGTGTTCCACCAGCCGCTGGTGATCGGGCAGCGCGAGTTCATCGAGGTGCAGCGCGGGCCCACCTCCACGGGCTGGCGTTGGGCGCAGCAGGTCATCAACCTGGACATGCGCGTGGCCACCTACACCGAGCAGATGCAGATCTTCAGCCTCGACAACCTGGAGGTCACGTTCGAGGTGCACGCCCGCATCCGCCTGCGGCCAGGCACCGCCCGCGAGGTCATCGAGCGCTATAGCGGTGCGGACTGGTTCGCCACCAACGTGCGCCGTCCGTATGTGACCGCCACGCGCGAGTCGGTGCGCACGCACGCCGCGTTCGCCATCAAGGACGCGAGCGTGGCCATCGGAGAGGCCATCCTCGCCCGCTTGCGCGAGGAGTACGCCGACAAGCCCTTCGAGTTCATGTCGCTGTCCATCGGCAACATCGAGTACCCGTCCTCGGTGACCGAGCGCGTGGTGGCCAACCTGGCCGCTGAGCAGCGCCGCCAGCGCCGCGAGGTGGAGCGCCAGATCGCGGAGTCCAACGCCGCCATCCGCGAGGTGCGCGCGCGCGGCGAGGCCGAGGCCCAGCAGATCGAGCAGGAGACGCTCACGCCGCTCTTCGTGCAGCACGAGGCGGCCGACCTGTACCGAGCGCTGGCCGACGAGACCGAAGACGAAGACGGTGTGGCGCGCGCCCGTGTGGTGATCGTCATGCCCACCCGCAGCGACCGTGCCGGCGTGCCCCGCATCTACCAAGGAGAAGCCCGATGAAGTCCTCCTCCATCAGCTTCGCGCTCGGCGTGCTCGCGGCCCTCTCGGGGCTGCTGGGCGGCTGCTCCAACGAGTCCACCTCCGAGGGGCACGTGGGCTACATCTACCACCAGCCACTCGTGTTCGGGGAGGCGCGCTACGTGGGCACCCAGGTGGGCCCCACCTCCACCGGCGTGGCCTGGCAACTCTACGTCATCAACGTGGACGTGAGCGCCAAGAACTACACCGAGGAGTTCCACATCCTGAGCCGCGACAACCTGACGGTGGGCTTCGAGTGCCACGCGCGCATCGCCGTGCGCGGCGCGGCCGTGCGCACACTCATCGAGGAGATGGGCTCGGGCGAGACGGTGCCCAACACCACCTGGCCCGAGTGGTACGAGCGCGCGGTCCGTCAGCCCTACCGGAGCGCGGTGCGCGACATCGTGCACGAGTACGAGGCCTACGACATCCAGACCAAGACGCAGGAGATCAGCGTGGCCATCCTGCAGCGCCTGCGCGAGGAGTACGCCGACTCGCCCATCGAGTTCGAGTCCATCTCCATCGGCAACATCGCCTACCCCGACGAGATCAACGCCGAGATCCAGCGCAAGCTGGCCGCCGAGCAGGACCTCGAGCGCATGGCCCGCGAGCGCCAGATCGCCGAGCAAGAGGCGCAGATCGTGGTCACCAACGCACGTGGCCGCGCCGCGGCTCAGCGCATCGTCAACGAGACGCTCACTCCGCTCTACGTGCAGCACGAGATGCTGGAGAGCTTCACGCAGCTGTCGCGGTCCGCGCGCGTGACGGTCATCGCCACGCCCACGAACGACACGGGGGGGTCGCCGGTGGTGCTGGGG
It includes:
- a CDS encoding SRPBCC family protein, with translation MARPPIHVRSLCELRLTPAQVGEAVLTLENWPDFRGYGPLPGIREARFRRRTDGVVGTQIAVTNRDGSSHVEEITAWLDTGDIVMRMSEFTAPLSRFATHFIERWVFEPTPTGCRVVRSFELHPRTWWGGLLLRLIAPLMRRAVDRHLRDMNAGP
- a CDS encoding SRPBCC family protein, which gives rise to MSKKKIALGVLGVLALAIAGFCAYVATRPTSYTVVRSQVVSGTPEVVAPYLTDLRQWILWNPWDELEPTSIKEYSDPASGVGAWYTWAGEDVGSGRMEITAITPTRVDYALHFTAPMDDHAVVYMELAPQGADTRDLDHRGRAQLHGPRDGRHRGHGQHAGGRLRARPRQAGAAAQLGALAGSWPARPSMCAPCASCG